In one window of Vulpes vulpes isolate BD-2025 chromosome 1, VulVul3, whole genome shotgun sequence DNA:
- the PEG3 gene encoding paternally-expressed gene 3 protein isoform X1, translated as MLPPKYLSATKPKKSWVPDVYELDSDLTKEPDATIREGATDPEFFHQRFRNFLYVEFVGPRKTLFKLRNLCLDWLQPETRTKEEIIELLVLEQYLTILPEKIKPWVRAKKPENCEKLVTLLENYKGMYEPGDDNNSDIHSEDSMSRKGAESPPPRSASSFCSDRDREWDQDWDRDRKRDWELDWDRESERRGRSRDLESRDRWPYTRNPRSRLPQRDLSLPLMEKTSFATERERKRRDSVMDYESRSQDAVSYQDVVNLTEDRKPQNPIQDNMENYRKLLSLGVQLAEDDGHSHMTQGHSSRSKRGAYPSTSRGLKTTPETKKLAHRRGICEDESSHGVIMEKFIKDVSRNSKSGRARESNDRSQRFPRRPENDWKGVSFNKRESVIQERGYEGNAFGGGFNMNSSLVSKKRVLERKRRYQFDTDGKGSVHEQKGYARKRPFECSEMRKAMSMSSLSAPSFTESHPFDFGAMPYVCDECGRSFSVISEFVEHQIMHTRENLYEYGESFIHSVAVSEVQKSQAGGKRFECKECGETFSKSTALAEHRKIHAREHLAECNDEEYEEPFMPSPTFSELQKIYGKDKFYECKVCKETFLHSSALIDHQKTHGRDDKDNERGEGFKPSLNELQKMYGKEKMYECKVCGETFHHSSSLKEHQKIHTRGNIFENKGKVCEETFIPGQSLKRHQKSYSKEKLYDFKDGGDAFRQSSDLSEHQKIHSRKNLYEGRGYEKSVIHSVPFTESQKSHTITRPPENEEDEKAFTISSNPDDNQKIPTKENACERKPYERSVIHSLAFAKAQKSCHSAVGPSKPQVIAESATQTSGVIEHQKVHAGDNSEGKKYERSVIHTLAAFKPPKNCSGNEVVQCDEKGESSTYLSNLCDKQQKTPARETPYEGAKSNNHKDSVIQSVSRIEPQKSLPSQGSSESSIPSSNVREHQKARAKKKNIEHRNYETSVIHSLRFGEPQTFRPREKFYECPECGESFVRISDLTEHQKIHDRKKPSGSKNYERSVIRSLASTDPQTSYAEQQAQTSYAEHSNSRQMRYPEQPAQTSYTKQPAQASYTKQPAQASYAKQPAQASYSAHPVHLSYSEHPVRMSYTEQPARMSYTQQPAQMSYTEEQAQTSFAEQQVHNKCKECGECFATIEELGAHQKIYAREEFHGRKLFGNSVIQGVGLDGPRLVESRPEEPRQEEPDEQEEPDEQDEPEDTIYGCKDCGLGFAHRADLKDHQKVHGREYLIDSREYTHSVIHTHSVSEYQKDYIGEQLYECPACGESFVHSSFLFEHQKIHEQDQFYGHRRYDEPFVQPLVINPRRPRAPQKNPPAGTSLQCHVCGQDFIHGSVLSEHMRIHTGEDLPEQGQSSEDTVSPGLALTEFQRSQTEEKHYECKTCGESFLSQADLREHMRIHEKDEPYDYGASFVHTSFLTEPPKRDSPFYECKDCGKSFIHNTVLNKHQKLHLEEEEEEGAQEVEANVLVPREVLRIQGSNVEAAEPEVEAAEPEVEAAEPNVEAAEPNGEAEGPDGEAAEPNGEAEQPNGEAEQPNGDADEPDGAGIEDPEERAEEPEGKAEEPEGDADEPDGAGIEDPEEEGEDQEIQVEEPYYDCRECGETFTSNSAYGEHLKTHARVIIFEPGNVYGESSRYTEHASTSTSDNDRADDKYFKCDVCGQLFSDRLSLARHQNTHTG; from the exons atgcTGCCTCCAAAGTACTTGTCTGCCACCAAACCCAAGAAGTCTTGGGTTCCAGATGTGTATGAGCTAGACAGTGACTTGACTAAGGAGCCGGATGCCACCATAAGAGAAGGTGCAACTGACCCTGAATTCTTTCATCAGAGGTTTCGGAATTTCCTCTACGTGGAATTTGTTGGGCCTCGGAAGACGCTGTTCAAACTCAGAAACCTCTGCCTCGATTGGTTGCAGCCGGAGACTCGCACTAAGGAGGAGATTATTGAGCTCTTGGTCCTTGAGCAATACCTGACCATCCTTCCAGAAAAGATCAAGCCTTGGGTGCGGGCAAAAAAGCCAGAGAACTGTGAGAAGCTAGTTACTCTGCTGGAAAATTACAAGGGGATGTATGAGCCAGGAG ACGACAACAACAGTGACATCCACAGTGAAGACAGCATGAGCCGAAAGGGAGCAGAGTCCCCACCACCACGCTCCGCCTCTTCTTTCTGCA GTGACCGAGACCGGGAATGGGACCAGGACTGGGACCGAGATCGGAAACGGGACTGGGAGCTAGACTGGGACCGGGAGAGTGAgcggagaggcagaagcagagacctGGAGTCTCGAGACCGCTGGCCATATACCAGGAATCCCAGAAGCA GACTTCCTCAACGGgatctttcccttcctctgatgGAGAAAACAAGTTTTGCGACGGAAAGAGAGCGCAAACGTAGGGACTCTGTGATGGATTATGAGTCAAGATCCCAG GATGCAGTGTCATACCAGGACGTTGTGAACCTGACTGAGGACAGGAAGCCTCAGAACCCGATTCAGGACAACATGGAGAACTATAGGAAGCTGCTCTCTCTTG GGGTTCAGCTTGCCGAGGACGATGGCCACTCGCACATGACACAAGGCCATTCATCGAGATCAAAGAGAGGCGCCTACCCGAGCACCAGTCGAG GGCTGAAAACCACACCTGAAACCAAAAAGTTGGCCCATCGGCGGGGGATTTGTGAAGATGAATCTTCGCACGGGGTGATAATGGAAAAATTCATCAAGGATGTTTCACGTAACTCCAAATCGGGAAGGGCCAGAGAATCTAATGATCGGTCACAGAGGTTCCCCAGAAGGCCAGAAAATGACTGGAAAGGAGTTTCATTCAACAAGAGAGAGTCAGTGATTCAGGAGAGGGGCTATGAAGGGAATGCCTTTGGGGGAGGCTTTAATATGAATTCGAGTCTCGTTTCCAAAAAGAGAGTTCTTGAAAGGAAAAGGCGCTATCAGTTTGACACAGATGGGAAGGGTTCAGTTCATGAGCAGAAAGGCTATGCACGGAAGAGACCTTTTGAATGTAGTGAAATGAGAAAAGCCATGAGTATGAGCAGCCTTAGTGCACCCTCCTTTACTGAGTCGCACCCATTTGATTTTGGGGCAATGCCCTATGTCTGTGATGAGTGTGGGAGGTCTTTCAGTGTGATTTCAGAATTTGTCGAACATCAGATCATGCATACTAGAGAGAACCTCTATGAGTACGGTGAATCGTTTATTCATAGTGTGGCTGTCAGTGAGGTTCAGAAAAGTCAGGCTGGGGGGAAACGCTTTGAATGTAAGGAGTGTGGGGAAACCTTCAGTAAGAGTACCGCTCTTGCTGAACATCGGAAAATTCATGCTAGAGAGCATCTTGCAGAATGTAACGATGAGGAGTATGAGGAGCCCTTCATGCCTAGCCCAACCTTTAGTGAGCTtcagaaaatatatggaaaagatAAATTCTATGAATGTAAGGTGTGTAAGGAAACCTTCCTTCATAGTTCTGCCCTGATTGACCACCAGAAAACACATGGTAGAGATGACAAAGATAATGAGCGTGGGGAAGGCTTTAAACCCAGCCTTAATGAGCTTCAGAAAATGTATGGTAAAGAGAAAATGTATGAATGTAAGGTGTGCGGGGAGACTTTCCATCACAGCTCATCCCTGAAAGAACATCAGAAGATCCATACTAGaggaaacatatttgaaaataaaggtaaagTGTGCGAGGAGACCTTTATTCCTGGTCAGTCCCTTAAAAGGCATCAGAAATCTTACTCAAAAGAGAAGCTCTATGATTTTAAGGATGGTGGGGATGCCTTTCGGCAAAGCTCAGACCTCAGTGAGCATCAGAAAATTCATTCTCGAAAGAACCTATATGAAGGCAGGGGGTACGAGAAGTCTGTCATTCATAGCGTGCCATTCACTGAATCTCAGAAGAGTCATACCATAACAAGACCACCTGAAAATGAGGAGGATGAGAAGGCGTTCACCATTAGCTCTAACCCTGATGACAATCAGAAGATTCCCACTAAAGAAAATGCCTGTGAGAGGAAACCATACGAGAGGTCTGTTATTCATAGCTTAGCCTTTGCTAAAGCTCAGAAAAGTTGTCACAGTGCAGTGGGGCCCAGTAAACCACAAGTAATTGCAGAATCTGCCACTCAGACCTCAGGTGTTATTGAACATCAGAAAGTCCATGCTGGAGATAAttctgaaggaaagaaatatgaGAGATCTGTTATCCATACCTTAGCTGCTTTCAAACCTCCCAAAAATTGCAGTGGAAACGAAGTCGTTCAATGTGATGAGAAGGGAGAAtcctccacttacctctcaaatcTCTGTGATAAGCAACAGAAAACTCCTGCCAGAGAGACCCCTTATGAAGGGGCTAAGAGTAACAACCACAAGGACTCTGTCATACAAAGTGTATCCCGTATCGAACCTCAGAAAAGTCTTCCCAGTCAGGGGTCCAGTGAATCCTCTATTCCCAGCTCAAATGTCCGAGAACATCAGAAGGCTCgtgctaagaaaaaaaacatcGAGCACAGGAACTATGAGACCTCTGTAATTCACTCCCTACGTTTTGGTGAACCTCAAACATTTCGCCCTAGAGAGAAATTCTATGAATGTCCAGAGTGTGGAGAATCCTTTGTTCGTATCTCCGACCTCACTGAGCATCAGAAGATTCACGATAGAAAGAAGCCCTCTGGAAGCAAAAACTATGAACGATCTGTAATTCGCAGCTTAGCCTCTACTGACCCTCAAACAAGTTACGCTGAACAGCAAGCACAGACAAGTTATGCTGAACACTCAAACTCAAGGCAGATGAGGTACCCCGAACAACCAGCACAAACAAGTTACACTAAGCAACCAGCACAGGCCAGTTACACTAAACAGCCAGCACAGGCCAGTTATGCCAAACAACCAGCACAGGCAAGTTACAGTGCACACCCAGTGCATTTGAGTTACTCTGAACACCCAGTGCGGATGAGTTATACTGAACAACCAGCACGGATGAGTTACACACAGCAGCCAGCACAGATGAGTTACACTGAAGAGCAAGCACAGACGAGTTTTGCTGAACAGCAAGTACACAACAAATGTAAGGAGTGTGGGGAATGCTTTGCCACCATTGAAGAGCTTGGTGCACATCAGAAAATCTATGCCCGAGAGGAATTTCATGGTCGGAAGCTCTTTGGAAACTCTGTTATTCAGGGCGTAGGCCTTGATGGGCCTCGGCTGGTAGAGTCTCGGCCTGAAGAGCCTCGGCAGGAAGAGCCAGATGAACAGGAAGAGCCAGATGAACAGGATGAGCCTGAAGACACAATCTATGGATGTAAGGACTGTGGGCTAGGCTTTGCACATCGCGCAGACCTTAAGGATCATCAGAAGGTACATGGCAGAGAGTATCTCATCGATAGTCGTGAGTACACACATTCTGTGATCCATACCCATTCTGTCAGTGAATATCAGAAAGATTATATCGGAGAGCAGCTCTATGAATGCCCTGCATGTGGGGAATCTTTTGTtcatagctcattcctttttgaGCATCAGAAAATCCATGAGCAAGATCAATTTTATGGCCATAGAAGGTATGATGAGCCTTTTGTGCAACCCTTGGTCATTAACCCACGGAGGCCTCGTGCCCCACAGAAGAATCCTCCTGCAGGAACATCTCTTCAATGCCATGTGTGTGGACAAGACTTCATTCATGGCTCTGTCCTTAGTGAACATatgagaattcatactggagaggaTTTACCAGAGCAGGGCCAGAGTAGTGAAGATACAGTCAGTCCAGGCCTAGCCCTCACTGAATTTCAGAGAAGCCAAACCGAAGAGAAACACTATGAGTGTAAAACATGTGGAGAATCTTTCCTCAGTCAGGCAGACCTTAGGGAGCACATGAGAATTCATGAGAAGGATGAGCCCTATGATTATGGGGCCTCCTTTGTTCACACCTCATTTCTTACTGAGCCTCCCAAAAGAGATTCACCATTTTATGAATGCAAGGACTGTGGGAAGTCCTTTATTCATAACACAGTTCTCAATAAACATCAGAAGCTTCAtcttgaagaagaggaagaagaaggagccCAAGAGGTGGAAGCCAATGTCCTTGTTCCACGAGAAGTTTTACGAATCCAGGGATCAAATGTAGAAGCTGCTGAGCCAGAAGTAGAGGCTGCTGAACCAGAAGTGGAGGCTGCTGAGCCTAATGTGGAGGCTGCTGAGCCCAATGGAGAGGCTGAAGGGCCAGATGGGGAGGCTGCGGAGCCAAATGGAGAGGCCGAACAGCCCAATGGAGAGGCTGAACAGCCCAATGGAGATGCTGATGAACCAGATGGTGCAGGGATCGAAGACCCAGAAGAAAGAGCTGAAGAGCCAGAGGGAAAGGCTGAAGAGCCAGAGGGAGATGCTGATGAGCCAGATGGGGCAGGGATCGAAGACCCAGAAGAAGAAGGTGAAGATCAAGAGATTCAGGTTGAAGAACCATACTATGACTGTAGGGAATGTGGAGAAACCTTCACTTCCAACTCAGCCTATGGTGAGCACCTGAAAACCCATGCCAGGGTGATAATATTTGAGCCTGGAAATGTCTATGGGGAAAGCTCACGCTACACTGAACATGCCAGCACCAGCACTAGTGACAATGATAGGGCAGATGACAAGTACTTCAAATGTGATGTCTGTGGGCAGCTTTTCAGTGATCGCCTGTCCCTTGCTAGACACCAGAATACTCATACTGGCTGA
- the PEG3 gene encoding paternally-expressed gene 3 protein isoform X2, with the protein MYEPGDDNNSDIHSEDSMSRKGAESPPPRSASSFCSDRDREWDQDWDRDRKRDWELDWDRESERRGRSRDLESRDRWPYTRNPRSRLPQRDLSLPLMEKTSFATERERKRRDSVMDYESRSQDAVSYQDVVNLTEDRKPQNPIQDNMENYRKLLSLGVQLAEDDGHSHMTQGHSSRSKRGAYPSTSRGLKTTPETKKLAHRRGICEDESSHGVIMEKFIKDVSRNSKSGRARESNDRSQRFPRRPENDWKGVSFNKRESVIQERGYEGNAFGGGFNMNSSLVSKKRVLERKRRYQFDTDGKGSVHEQKGYARKRPFECSEMRKAMSMSSLSAPSFTESHPFDFGAMPYVCDECGRSFSVISEFVEHQIMHTRENLYEYGESFIHSVAVSEVQKSQAGGKRFECKECGETFSKSTALAEHRKIHAREHLAECNDEEYEEPFMPSPTFSELQKIYGKDKFYECKVCKETFLHSSALIDHQKTHGRDDKDNERGEGFKPSLNELQKMYGKEKMYECKVCGETFHHSSSLKEHQKIHTRGNIFENKGKVCEETFIPGQSLKRHQKSYSKEKLYDFKDGGDAFRQSSDLSEHQKIHSRKNLYEGRGYEKSVIHSVPFTESQKSHTITRPPENEEDEKAFTISSNPDDNQKIPTKENACERKPYERSVIHSLAFAKAQKSCHSAVGPSKPQVIAESATQTSGVIEHQKVHAGDNSEGKKYERSVIHTLAAFKPPKNCSGNEVVQCDEKGESSTYLSNLCDKQQKTPARETPYEGAKSNNHKDSVIQSVSRIEPQKSLPSQGSSESSIPSSNVREHQKARAKKKNIEHRNYETSVIHSLRFGEPQTFRPREKFYECPECGESFVRISDLTEHQKIHDRKKPSGSKNYERSVIRSLASTDPQTSYAEQQAQTSYAEHSNSRQMRYPEQPAQTSYTKQPAQASYTKQPAQASYAKQPAQASYSAHPVHLSYSEHPVRMSYTEQPARMSYTQQPAQMSYTEEQAQTSFAEQQVHNKCKECGECFATIEELGAHQKIYAREEFHGRKLFGNSVIQGVGLDGPRLVESRPEEPRQEEPDEQEEPDEQDEPEDTIYGCKDCGLGFAHRADLKDHQKVHGREYLIDSREYTHSVIHTHSVSEYQKDYIGEQLYECPACGESFVHSSFLFEHQKIHEQDQFYGHRRYDEPFVQPLVINPRRPRAPQKNPPAGTSLQCHVCGQDFIHGSVLSEHMRIHTGEDLPEQGQSSEDTVSPGLALTEFQRSQTEEKHYECKTCGESFLSQADLREHMRIHEKDEPYDYGASFVHTSFLTEPPKRDSPFYECKDCGKSFIHNTVLNKHQKLHLEEEEEEGAQEVEANVLVPREVLRIQGSNVEAAEPEVEAAEPEVEAAEPNVEAAEPNGEAEGPDGEAAEPNGEAEQPNGEAEQPNGDADEPDGAGIEDPEERAEEPEGKAEEPEGDADEPDGAGIEDPEEEGEDQEIQVEEPYYDCRECGETFTSNSAYGEHLKTHARVIIFEPGNVYGESSRYTEHASTSTSDNDRADDKYFKCDVCGQLFSDRLSLARHQNTHTG; encoded by the exons ATGTATGAGCCAGGAG ACGACAACAACAGTGACATCCACAGTGAAGACAGCATGAGCCGAAAGGGAGCAGAGTCCCCACCACCACGCTCCGCCTCTTCTTTCTGCA GTGACCGAGACCGGGAATGGGACCAGGACTGGGACCGAGATCGGAAACGGGACTGGGAGCTAGACTGGGACCGGGAGAGTGAgcggagaggcagaagcagagacctGGAGTCTCGAGACCGCTGGCCATATACCAGGAATCCCAGAAGCA GACTTCCTCAACGGgatctttcccttcctctgatgGAGAAAACAAGTTTTGCGACGGAAAGAGAGCGCAAACGTAGGGACTCTGTGATGGATTATGAGTCAAGATCCCAG GATGCAGTGTCATACCAGGACGTTGTGAACCTGACTGAGGACAGGAAGCCTCAGAACCCGATTCAGGACAACATGGAGAACTATAGGAAGCTGCTCTCTCTTG GGGTTCAGCTTGCCGAGGACGATGGCCACTCGCACATGACACAAGGCCATTCATCGAGATCAAAGAGAGGCGCCTACCCGAGCACCAGTCGAG GGCTGAAAACCACACCTGAAACCAAAAAGTTGGCCCATCGGCGGGGGATTTGTGAAGATGAATCTTCGCACGGGGTGATAATGGAAAAATTCATCAAGGATGTTTCACGTAACTCCAAATCGGGAAGGGCCAGAGAATCTAATGATCGGTCACAGAGGTTCCCCAGAAGGCCAGAAAATGACTGGAAAGGAGTTTCATTCAACAAGAGAGAGTCAGTGATTCAGGAGAGGGGCTATGAAGGGAATGCCTTTGGGGGAGGCTTTAATATGAATTCGAGTCTCGTTTCCAAAAAGAGAGTTCTTGAAAGGAAAAGGCGCTATCAGTTTGACACAGATGGGAAGGGTTCAGTTCATGAGCAGAAAGGCTATGCACGGAAGAGACCTTTTGAATGTAGTGAAATGAGAAAAGCCATGAGTATGAGCAGCCTTAGTGCACCCTCCTTTACTGAGTCGCACCCATTTGATTTTGGGGCAATGCCCTATGTCTGTGATGAGTGTGGGAGGTCTTTCAGTGTGATTTCAGAATTTGTCGAACATCAGATCATGCATACTAGAGAGAACCTCTATGAGTACGGTGAATCGTTTATTCATAGTGTGGCTGTCAGTGAGGTTCAGAAAAGTCAGGCTGGGGGGAAACGCTTTGAATGTAAGGAGTGTGGGGAAACCTTCAGTAAGAGTACCGCTCTTGCTGAACATCGGAAAATTCATGCTAGAGAGCATCTTGCAGAATGTAACGATGAGGAGTATGAGGAGCCCTTCATGCCTAGCCCAACCTTTAGTGAGCTtcagaaaatatatggaaaagatAAATTCTATGAATGTAAGGTGTGTAAGGAAACCTTCCTTCATAGTTCTGCCCTGATTGACCACCAGAAAACACATGGTAGAGATGACAAAGATAATGAGCGTGGGGAAGGCTTTAAACCCAGCCTTAATGAGCTTCAGAAAATGTATGGTAAAGAGAAAATGTATGAATGTAAGGTGTGCGGGGAGACTTTCCATCACAGCTCATCCCTGAAAGAACATCAGAAGATCCATACTAGaggaaacatatttgaaaataaaggtaaagTGTGCGAGGAGACCTTTATTCCTGGTCAGTCCCTTAAAAGGCATCAGAAATCTTACTCAAAAGAGAAGCTCTATGATTTTAAGGATGGTGGGGATGCCTTTCGGCAAAGCTCAGACCTCAGTGAGCATCAGAAAATTCATTCTCGAAAGAACCTATATGAAGGCAGGGGGTACGAGAAGTCTGTCATTCATAGCGTGCCATTCACTGAATCTCAGAAGAGTCATACCATAACAAGACCACCTGAAAATGAGGAGGATGAGAAGGCGTTCACCATTAGCTCTAACCCTGATGACAATCAGAAGATTCCCACTAAAGAAAATGCCTGTGAGAGGAAACCATACGAGAGGTCTGTTATTCATAGCTTAGCCTTTGCTAAAGCTCAGAAAAGTTGTCACAGTGCAGTGGGGCCCAGTAAACCACAAGTAATTGCAGAATCTGCCACTCAGACCTCAGGTGTTATTGAACATCAGAAAGTCCATGCTGGAGATAAttctgaaggaaagaaatatgaGAGATCTGTTATCCATACCTTAGCTGCTTTCAAACCTCCCAAAAATTGCAGTGGAAACGAAGTCGTTCAATGTGATGAGAAGGGAGAAtcctccacttacctctcaaatcTCTGTGATAAGCAACAGAAAACTCCTGCCAGAGAGACCCCTTATGAAGGGGCTAAGAGTAACAACCACAAGGACTCTGTCATACAAAGTGTATCCCGTATCGAACCTCAGAAAAGTCTTCCCAGTCAGGGGTCCAGTGAATCCTCTATTCCCAGCTCAAATGTCCGAGAACATCAGAAGGCTCgtgctaagaaaaaaaacatcGAGCACAGGAACTATGAGACCTCTGTAATTCACTCCCTACGTTTTGGTGAACCTCAAACATTTCGCCCTAGAGAGAAATTCTATGAATGTCCAGAGTGTGGAGAATCCTTTGTTCGTATCTCCGACCTCACTGAGCATCAGAAGATTCACGATAGAAAGAAGCCCTCTGGAAGCAAAAACTATGAACGATCTGTAATTCGCAGCTTAGCCTCTACTGACCCTCAAACAAGTTACGCTGAACAGCAAGCACAGACAAGTTATGCTGAACACTCAAACTCAAGGCAGATGAGGTACCCCGAACAACCAGCACAAACAAGTTACACTAAGCAACCAGCACAGGCCAGTTACACTAAACAGCCAGCACAGGCCAGTTATGCCAAACAACCAGCACAGGCAAGTTACAGTGCACACCCAGTGCATTTGAGTTACTCTGAACACCCAGTGCGGATGAGTTATACTGAACAACCAGCACGGATGAGTTACACACAGCAGCCAGCACAGATGAGTTACACTGAAGAGCAAGCACAGACGAGTTTTGCTGAACAGCAAGTACACAACAAATGTAAGGAGTGTGGGGAATGCTTTGCCACCATTGAAGAGCTTGGTGCACATCAGAAAATCTATGCCCGAGAGGAATTTCATGGTCGGAAGCTCTTTGGAAACTCTGTTATTCAGGGCGTAGGCCTTGATGGGCCTCGGCTGGTAGAGTCTCGGCCTGAAGAGCCTCGGCAGGAAGAGCCAGATGAACAGGAAGAGCCAGATGAACAGGATGAGCCTGAAGACACAATCTATGGATGTAAGGACTGTGGGCTAGGCTTTGCACATCGCGCAGACCTTAAGGATCATCAGAAGGTACATGGCAGAGAGTATCTCATCGATAGTCGTGAGTACACACATTCTGTGATCCATACCCATTCTGTCAGTGAATATCAGAAAGATTATATCGGAGAGCAGCTCTATGAATGCCCTGCATGTGGGGAATCTTTTGTtcatagctcattcctttttgaGCATCAGAAAATCCATGAGCAAGATCAATTTTATGGCCATAGAAGGTATGATGAGCCTTTTGTGCAACCCTTGGTCATTAACCCACGGAGGCCTCGTGCCCCACAGAAGAATCCTCCTGCAGGAACATCTCTTCAATGCCATGTGTGTGGACAAGACTTCATTCATGGCTCTGTCCTTAGTGAACATatgagaattcatactggagaggaTTTACCAGAGCAGGGCCAGAGTAGTGAAGATACAGTCAGTCCAGGCCTAGCCCTCACTGAATTTCAGAGAAGCCAAACCGAAGAGAAACACTATGAGTGTAAAACATGTGGAGAATCTTTCCTCAGTCAGGCAGACCTTAGGGAGCACATGAGAATTCATGAGAAGGATGAGCCCTATGATTATGGGGCCTCCTTTGTTCACACCTCATTTCTTACTGAGCCTCCCAAAAGAGATTCACCATTTTATGAATGCAAGGACTGTGGGAAGTCCTTTATTCATAACACAGTTCTCAATAAACATCAGAAGCTTCAtcttgaagaagaggaagaagaaggagccCAAGAGGTGGAAGCCAATGTCCTTGTTCCACGAGAAGTTTTACGAATCCAGGGATCAAATGTAGAAGCTGCTGAGCCAGAAGTAGAGGCTGCTGAACCAGAAGTGGAGGCTGCTGAGCCTAATGTGGAGGCTGCTGAGCCCAATGGAGAGGCTGAAGGGCCAGATGGGGAGGCTGCGGAGCCAAATGGAGAGGCCGAACAGCCCAATGGAGAGGCTGAACAGCCCAATGGAGATGCTGATGAACCAGATGGTGCAGGGATCGAAGACCCAGAAGAAAGAGCTGAAGAGCCAGAGGGAAAGGCTGAAGAGCCAGAGGGAGATGCTGATGAGCCAGATGGGGCAGGGATCGAAGACCCAGAAGAAGAAGGTGAAGATCAAGAGATTCAGGTTGAAGAACCATACTATGACTGTAGGGAATGTGGAGAAACCTTCACTTCCAACTCAGCCTATGGTGAGCACCTGAAAACCCATGCCAGGGTGATAATATTTGAGCCTGGAAATGTCTATGGGGAAAGCTCACGCTACACTGAACATGCCAGCACCAGCACTAGTGACAATGATAGGGCAGATGACAAGTACTTCAAATGTGATGTCTGTGGGCAGCTTTTCAGTGATCGCCTGTCCCTTGCTAGACACCAGAATACTCATACTGGCTGA